From Malassezia restricta chromosome VIII, complete sequence, the proteins below share one genomic window:
- a CDS encoding large subunit ribosomal protein L13e → MGFRHNNLLHNNHFHKDWQRRVRVWFDQAGRKKSRRNARAAKAAALGMRPLQPLRPAVRGQTLKYNTKLRQGRGFTIEELKAAGIRKVEALSIGIPVDHRRKNRSEEGLKLNADRLKAYKERLIVVPRPTKQNKQKMPDLSSVATTRTTIEAFPIPAGTTPEAPRAITAEEKESNAFRTLRMARAIHRHEGARQARQAKREEEAANAKK, encoded by the coding sequence ATGGGTTTCCGCCACAACAACCTGCTGCATAACAACCACTTCCACAAGGACTGGCAGCGCCGGGTGCGTGTGTGGTTCGACCAGGCCGGCCGCAAGAAGAGCCGTCGTAATGCTCGTGCCGCCAAGGCTGCTGCTCTGGGCATGCGCCCTCTGCAGCCTCTGCGCCCTGCCGTCCGTGGCCAGACCCTGAAGTACAACACCAAGCTGCGTCAGGGCCGTGGCTTCACGATTGAGGAGCTCAAGGCCGCTGGTATCCGCAAGGTCGAGGCCCTTTCGATCGGCATCCCTGTGGACCACCGCCGCAAGAACAGGAGCGAGGAGGGCCTCAAGCTCAATGCTGACCGTCTCAAGGCTTACAAGGAGCGCCTGATTGTGGTGCCCCGCCCCACGAAGCAGAACAAGCAGAAGATGCCCGACCTTTCGTCGGTGGCtacgacgcgcacgacgatcgAGGCTTTCCCTATCCCCGCTGGCACCACGCCCGAGGCTCCCCGCGCCATCACTGCCGAGGAGAAGGAGTCGAACGCTTTCCGCACGCTCCGCATGGCCCGCGCTATCCACCGCCACGAGGGTGCCCGCCAGGCCCGCCAGGCCAAGCGCGAGGAGGAAGCTGCCAACGCCAAGAAGTAA
- a CDS encoding TPR repeat protein codes for MSAETVATAEPPRHASLEDKMKELDSVPLFMRDLPTEENTALEALQTLAYDGPPDEVAENFKNQGNEYFRAKRYKEALGFYQQGIQAESEDAKLKETLYLNSAACHLELHNFGSALHAARDAIVMNPRSVKALYRAARAFLALNRTKDARGCCELALGIDPDNTELIRLQGRVDEHAARLERLEAERTERKRRATRTEEALQVAFVARGLWLTKSSDPPDNPTPAHFDPESLPSYASPDIPLVGAKQAWKAPDPIRTPVIFPVMLLYPQHNTSDLISEYHEDTPIGMHLEVMFPLEARGSLPWDPQGEYVANRLSVIAKTRKGRLLRVGHKLSLRELLDQGATPSNDDRDGIVLRDGIIDLYVLPKGSDAERQWITANKAS; via the coding sequence ATGTCTGCCGAGACGGTCGCTACGGCCGAGCCACCTCGCCATGCCAGCTTGGAGGACAAGATGAAGGAGCTCGATAGCGTGCCGCTCTTTATGCGGGATCTGCCGACGGAGGAAAacacggcgctcgaggcgctgcagacTCTCGCGTACGATGGCCCGCCGGATGAGGTCGCTGAGAATTTCAAGAATCAGGGCAACGAGTACTTTCGCGCAAAGCGGTACAAGGAGGCGCTCGGATTCTACCAGCAGGGTATACAGGCGGAGTCGGAAGACGCGAAGCTCAAAGAGACGCTGTATCTCAACAGCGCTGCATGCCATCTCGAGCTTCATAATTTTGGATCTGCGCTGCATGCGGCACGCGACGCTATTGTAATGAACCCACGCTCAGTCAAGGCGCTGTaccgcgctgcgcgtgccTTTCTCGCACTGAATCGCACGAAGGATGCACGTGGATGCTGCGAGCTCGCCCTGGGCATCGACCCCGACAATACCGAGCTCATACGTCTCCAGGGCCgcgtcgacgagcacgccgcgcgtcttgagcgtctcgaggcggAGCGAACCGAGCGAAAGCGCCGCGCAACACGCACGGAGGAAGCTTTGCAGGTCGCCTTTGTCGCTCGTGGGCTCTGGCTGACCAAGAGCAGTGATCCACCGGACAACCCAACGCCTGCCCACTTCGACCCCGAATCTCTCCCATCCTATGCATCACCTGATATCCCGCTCGTGGGTGCCAAGCAAGCATGGAAGGCACCTGATCCGATCCGCACGCCGGTCATATTCCCCGTGATGCTGTTGTACCCTCAGCACAACACGTCTGACCTGATTTCCGAGTACCACGAAGACACGCCGATCGGCATGCACCTCGAGGTCATGTTTCCACTCGAGGCACGCGGCTCCTTGCCGTGGGACCCGCAAGGCGAATATGTGGCGAATCGTCTTTCGGTCATTGCCAAAACGCGCAAGGGGCGCCTACTGCGCGTCGGCCACAAGCTAAGTCTGCGCGAACTACTGGATCAGGGCGCGACGCCTTCGAACGACGATCGCGACGGCATTGTGCTGCGCGATGGCATCATCGACCTGTACGTCCTGCCCAAGGGGTCGGACGCCGAACGCCAATGGATCACCGCGAACAAGGCCTCGTAG
- a CDS encoding mitochondrial inner membrane protease ATP23, translated as MAAQDAWVARWTAWCERIVAPSLIEKSGPIPSESKEDIKARERVEQWKDDLLRTSPMVRFMVKHLALIQCDPLTPRGEHASKDAPPKLLIASCPPDIAGGFSPSPPGRPPSEAGILLCANRLFSKAHLEDTLSHEMIHWWDHCRFHVDWNNLRHHACSEIRAASLSGDCRWTREINRRHYGFAKQHQACARRRAILSVRSNPVCKDDATAERVVDDVWDSCFHDTRPFDEIY; from the coding sequence ATGGCAGCCCAAGATGCTTGGGTGGCTCGATGGACGGCGTGGTGCGAGCGGATCGTGGCCCCCTCGTTGATTGAAAAGTCGGGGCCCATTCCATCTGAGTCGAAAGAAGATATCAAGGCACgcgagcgtgtcgagcagTGGAAAGACGATCTACTGCGCACGAGTCCGATGGTGCGCTTTATGGTGAAACACCTGGCTTTGATCCAGTGTGATCCGCTGACGCCTCGGGGCGAGCACGCGAGCAAGGATGCACCACCCAAGCTGCTCATTGCATCGTGTCCACCGGACATTGCGGGCGGCTTCTCCCCGTCTCCACCGGGGCGGCCCCCGTCAGAGGCTGGTATCCTGCTGTGTGCCAATCGCCTCTTTAGCAAAGCGCATCTGGAAGATACGTTATCGCACGAGATGATTCACTGGTGGGACCACTGTCGCTTCCATGTCGACTGGAATAATTTGCGGCACCACGCATGCAGTGAAATTCGTGCTGCCTCGCTGTCGGGCGACTGTCGCTGGACGCGCGAGATCAATCGCCGGCACTATGGCTTCGCTAAGCAGCATCAAgcatgtgcacgacggcgtGCTATTCTTTCTGTGCGCTCCAATCCCGTGTGCAAGGATGATGCGACGGCTGAGCGAGTTGTTGACGATGTATGGGACAGCTGTTTCCACGATACCCGACCCTTTGATGAAATCTATTAA
- a CDS encoding cell division control protein 7, with product MASLAAASPWTAGDSEVAPSAAEATNNSMQMYFEASTDHSESGDPYAGRDEESIERLEEEISQLNDSVHGLDAYHIVDKLGEGTFSSVYKAIDVHHAMFANAEWFKTNTPHIAPRPARHPTVYVALKRIYVTSSTARILNELEIMESLRGAPFISYLVTAFRSADQVIAVMPYTRHAEFREYYRVMPLSDLPCYFYCLFSALEAMHKQGIVHRDIKPANFLYDPRTGYGTLCDFGLAERLDASDWHGKCHHTLPTPEHPHGEQCINHATQSAHLQPGGALARSDDKSYVARSAAGASMGPPDRVGYLRHDPRPSVRANRAGTRGFRAPEVLLKCPDQTPAIDIWSAGIVLLSFLLKRFPLFNASDDTEALLELATIFGRRRMEQCAMLHNRTFSCNLPTVDHAGRRIPELIQHIRPELFEPPDHCADPAEYRQQVQYVVHLVGVCLYLDCTRRWTASRLLRHAFFQDVVPDTL from the coding sequence AtggcgtcgctggccgccgcgtcgccaTGGACGGCAGGAGACTCGGAGGTGGCGCCGAGTGCAGCAGAAGCGACGAACAACTCGATGCAGATGTACTTTGAGGCAAGTACCGACCACAGCGAGAGTGGCGACCCGTATGCGGGACGTGACGAGGAAAGCATCGAGCGACTGGAGGAGGAAATCAGCCAGCTGAACGACTCggtccatggcctcgaTGCGTACCACATCGTCGACAAGCTGGGTGAAGGCACGTTCTCGTCCGTGTACAAAGCCATTGACGTGCACCATGCCATGTTTGCGAACGCCGAATGGTTCAAAACCAACACGCCACATATTGCCccgcgtccagcgcgtcATCCGACGGTATATGTGGCGCTGAAGCGCATCTACGTGACGTCCAGTACTGCGCGTATTCTGAATGAGCTCGAAATTATGGAGTccctgcgcggcgcgccattCATTTCGTATCTCGTCACGGCGTTCCGGTCAGCAGACCAGGTCATTGCCGTGATGCCATACACCCGACACGCCGAGTTTCGTGAGTATTACCGCGTTATGCCACTCTCAGATCTGCCGTGCTACTTTTACTGTCTCTTTTCCGCCCTAGAGGCTATGCACAAGCAGGGCATCGTGCACCGCGACATCAAGCCAGCCAACTTCTTGTACGATCCCCGCACTGGATACGGCACCCTCTGTGACTTTGGGTTGGCAGAACGGCTCGACGCGTCCGACTGGCACGGCAAGTGCCATCATACCCTCCCGACGCCTGAGCATCCTCATGGCGAGCAGTGTATCAACCATGCGACGCAGAGCGCGCATTTGCAGCCAGGCGGAGCCCTGGCGCGGTCAGACGACAAGTCGTATGTTGCACGATCAGCGGCGGGCGCTTCGATGGGACCGCCCGACCGCGTCGGCTACCTGCGCCATGATCCGCGGCCAAGTGTCCGCGCGAATCGGGCAGGTACGCGCGGCTTTCGTGCCCCCGAAGTGCTACTCAAGTGCCCTGACCAGACGCCCGCGATAGATATCTGGTCGGCGGGCATTGTGCTACTGTCCTTTCTGCTCAAGCGCTTTCCGCTCTTTAACGCGAGCGACGATACCGAGGCACTGCTCGAGCTTGCGACCATCTTTGGCCGACGCCGTATGGAGCAGTGTGCGATGCTGCATAACCGCACGTTTTCGTGCAACCTGCCGACCGTGGACCATGCAGGACGCCGCATCCCTGAGCTGATCCAACACATCCGTCCTGAATTATTCGAGCCGCCAGATCACTGCGCAGATCCAGCTGAATATCGACAGCAGGTGCAGTACGTCGTACACCTTGTCGGCGTATGTCTCTATCTTGACTGCACGCGCCGATGGACAGCGTCGCGTCTTTTGCGGCACGCCTTTTTCCAAGACGTGGTCCCAGATACCCTGTAG
- a CDS encoding TP53 regulating kinase and related kinases: MDDGAWLALVQGPHAHLIKQGAEAKVYCVDLWTRAPQLALPNRATSACAPHTERVLIKHRFFKRYRHPALSNSVTASRTVSEARALVRCARHGVHVPRLVCVDETRGILGMEWIEGPSIRQWLGGLPEDGEEASHAAAPSEDKQNSAMEKIGEQLAQMHCADVIHGDLTTSNMMLRGADIVLIDFGLACVSSFWEDKAVDLYVLERAFASTHPSSEHLFHRVLEAYAARTHRTSPTAWPAIHARLQEVRMRGRKRSMVG; this comes from the coding sequence ATGGACGACGGTGCATGGCTGGCGCTTGTGCAAGGGCCTCATGCGCACCTCATCAAGCAGGGTGCAGAGGCCAAGGTGTACTGTGTGGATCTATGGACGCGTGCACCGCAGCTAGCGCTGCCGAATCGGGCGACGAGTGCGTGTGCACCGCATACGGAGCGAGTGCTCATCAAGCATCGCTTCTTCAAGCGGTACCGCCATCCAGCGCTCTCGAACAGTGTGACGGCATCACGCACCGTCTCagaggcgcgcgcgctcgtgcgATGTGCGAGGCACGGCGTGCATGTCCCGCGCCTCGTATGTGTGGACGAGACGCGGGGCATCCTCGGCATGGAGTGGATCGAGGGGCCCAGTATCCGGCAGTGGCTGGGCGGTCTGCCTGAAGATGGCGAGGAGGCATCacacgcagctgcgcccAGCGAAGATAAGCAGAACAGTGCCATGGAGAAGAttggcgagcagctcgcgcagatGCACTGTGCCGACGTAATTCACGGCGACTTGACAACGAGCAATAtgatgctgcgcggcgccgacaTTGTGCTGATTGATTTTGGCCTCGcgtgcgtctcgagctTTTGGGAGGACAAGGCGGTCGACTTGTACGTGCTTGAGCGTGCGTTTGCCTCGACGCATCCATCGTCCGAGCACCTCTTTCACCGCGTCCTCGaggcgtatgcggcgcGCACCCACCGAACATCGCCGACGGCATGGCCAGCCATCCATGCGCGTCTACAAGAAGTGCGTATGCGCGGCCGCAAGCGGAGCATGGTCGGCTAG
- a CDS encoding DNA mismatch repair protein MSH2 — protein sequence MSGCMYPTEDARPDAKRDEGFVSYFRRLPPAVPGTVRLFDRQDFYAVYGDDAVRVADIVFKTQSVVRQLGSKASPLASCTLNMASAKAFLRDALTARQLRIEIWAPTGDRQTWAVARQASPGNLQEVEDLLFLQSDVVSSPIVMALRVKMEDGISVIGAAFADATNRHIGVAEYTENDLFSNSESLIIQLGVKECLVPADDADYHLSKLRALMERCGCVITQVKRGTFTSKSIEEDMQRLLPASQRAALAPECSKKVAMSSAAALLSYLGLLSDESNFGRYTLKTHDLSEYLRLDHAALRALNLFPDESGSVANKNASLFGLLNRCKTAQGVRMLSQWIKQPLVHVHAIQNRQALLQTFLDEADARQRLQEHFLKWMPDMLRISKRFQRGVATLEDVVRCYQAVGKVPGLRAELAAISMPSEADRVLFHSTFVAPLDELQHHLSKLVEMVEMTLDLNELAYHNYVIKPDFDDTLRTIRAKLDTIRDQLDEQHTKAGHDLRLDTEKKLHLENHSSYGYCFRVTRTEAGVIKNRTGYLDLGTVKGGLYFTTPTLRELNSDFRSLSDEYARTQSRLVRDVIDIAASYAPPLEQLNIVIAHLDVVVSLAFVSSHAPVPYTRPNVTEGGALILCESRHPCLEAQDEMHFIPNDVRMEPGISDLVVITGPNMGGKSTYLRQIGLITLMAQMGCYVPAAEGAQVPVSDCILARVGASDSQLRGISTFMAEMLETATILKSATPQSLVLIDELGRGTSTYDGFGLAWAISEYIVTQIRCKCVFATHFHELTTLAQQQRGVQNLHVVAHVDDQDITLLYKVEPGTSDQSYGIQIAELADFPPSVIRLAKRKADELEGHAQPVGGADEGAALVDEFVSAYRDRVRDPKRPCTEQEALQSCMNEFDERLRSNTWVRHLLEHLS from the coding sequence ATGTCTGGCTGCATGTATCCGACCGAAGATGCGCGGCCGGACGCAAAGCGCGACGAAGGATTCGTGTCGTATTTCCGGCGTCTTCCGCCTGCCGTGCCAGGCACTGTGCGCCTCTTTGATCGACAAGACTTTTACGCGGTGTACGGCGACGATGCTGTGCGTGTAGCTGATATCGTGTTCAAGACCCAGAGCGTGGTGCGGCAACTGGGCAGCAAGGCGTCGCCTCTCGCCTCCTGCACGCTGAATATGGCATCCGCCAAGGCGTTTctgcgcgatgccctcACCGCTCGGCAGCTCCGCATTGAGATTTGGGCACCGACCGGCGACCGCCAAACATGGGCCGTGGCTCGGCAGGCGTCCCCAGGCAACCTGCAGGAAGTCGAAGACTTGCTTTTCCTGCAGTCAGATGTCGTGTCAAGTCCCATTGTCATGGCTTTACGCGTCAAGATGGAGGATGGTATCTCGGTCATCGGCGCAGCCTTTGCGGACGCGACCAATCGACACATAGGCGTGGCTGAATACACCGAGAACGACCTCTTTTCTAACTCAGAATCGCTCATTATCCAGCTGGGCGTTAAAGAGTGCCTCGTACCTGCAGACGACGCTGACTATCACCTCTCCAAGCTCCGCGCCTTGATGGAGCGCTGCGGTTGTGTGATTACCCAAGTCAAGCGCGGCACATTTACGTCCAAGTCGATCGAAGAagacatgcagcgcctcctACCTGCATCGCAGCGTGCAGCACTCGCACCCGAATGCAGCAAAAAGGTCGCCATGTCGAGTGCAGCGGCACTCTTATCGTACCTCGGCCTTTTGAGTGACGAGTCGAATTTTGGGCGCTATACGTTGAAAACGCACGACCTGTCCGAGTACTTGCGTCTTGATCATGCCGCGCTACGGGCTCTCAACCTCTTTCCCGATGAAAGCGGGTCTGTTGCGAACAAGAACGCCAGCCTGTTTGGTCTGCTGAACCGCTGCAAGACAGCGCAGGGCGTCCGTATGCTGAGCCAGTGGATCAAGCAGCCACTCGTGCATGTGCACGCGATCCAAAACAGACAAGCACTCTTGCAAACGTTCCTTGATGAGGCGgatgcgcggcagcgcctgcaAGAGCACTTTCTAAAATGGATGCCAGATATGCTGCGTATTAGCAAACGATTCCAGCGTGGCGTGGCAACACTCGAGGATGTCGTGCGATGCTACCAGGCCGTCGGCAAGGTGCCTGGCCTACGTGCGGAACTTGCTGCGATTTCTATGCCATCGGAGGCTGACCGCGTCCTCTTTCACAGCACGTTTGTGGCCCCgcttgacgagctgcagcaccaTCTGTCCAAGCTTGTTGAGATGGTTGAAATGACGCTAGACTTGAATGAACTAGCGTACCACAACTATGTGATCAAGCCCGACTTTGATGATACGCTCCGCACGATCCGCGCCAAGCTCGATACCATCCGTGAtcagctcgacgagcagcaTACCAAGGCAGGCCATGATCTGCGACTTGACACGGAAAAGAAGCTGCACCTCGAGAACCACTCATCCTATGGCTACTGTTTCCGTGTGACACGTACCGAGGCAGGCGTGATCAAAAACCGTACTGGCTACCTCGACCTGGGCACCGTCAAGGGTGGCCTCTACTTTACAAcgccgacgctgcgtgaACTCAACTCTGACTTCCGGTCGCTGTCTGACGAATATGCTCGCACACAAAGtcggctcgtgcgtgaTGTAATTGACATTGCCGCGTcgtatgcgccgccgctcgaaCAGCTCAATATCGTGATCGCTCACCTCGATGTGGTGGTGAGTCTCGCGTTCGTATCGAGTcatgcgcctgtgccataCACGCGGCCGAACGTGACAGAGGGCGGCGCACTCATACTGTGTGAATCACGGCACCCGtgcctcgaggcgcaggacgAGATGCATTTTATTCCCaacgacgtgcgcatggAGCCAGGCATCTCGGACCTAGTCGTGATCACTGGTCCGAACATGGGCGGAAAGTCGACGTATTTGCGCCAGATCGGGCTCATCACGCTCATGGCACAGATGGGCTGCTATGTGCCAGCAGCGGAAGGCGCCCAGGTCCCGGTATCGGACTGTATTCTTGCTCGTGTCGGTGCGAGTGATAGTCAATTACGAGGCATCAGCACATTCATGGCTGAAATGCTCGAGACGGCCACGATCCTCAAGAGTGCAACCCCCCAATCGCTCGTGCTCATTGATGAGCTCGGTcgcggcacgtcgacgtACGATGGCTTTGGACTCGCCTGGGCCATTTCCGAGTATATTGTGACGCAGATTCGCTGTAAGTGCGTCTTTGCGACGCACTTCCATGAGCTTACGACCTTGGCACAACAGCAGCGTGGCGTCCAGAACCTACACGTCGTTGCACACGTCGATGATCAAGACATTACGCTGCTGTACAAAGTGGAACCAGGCACGAGCGACCAGAGCTATGGTATCCAAATCGCCGAACTCGCCGACTTTCCCCCCAGTGTGATTCGTCTCGCCAAGCGCAaggccgacgagctcgaaGGACACGCACAGCCCGTGGGCGGTGCCGACGAGGGCGCCGCTCTCGTCGACGAATTCGTGTCCGCATACAGAGATCGCGTCCGTGACCCTAAACGACCCTGCACGGAGCAGGAGGCACTACAGTCTTGCATGAACGAGTTTGACGAGCGTCTGCGGTCCAATACATGGGTGAGGCACCTCCTCGAGCACCTGAGCTAG
- a CDS encoding protein transport protein SEC9 gives MKPLFRRKPKIPPVEQPPAAPSHSSELDPYVSAKGAAGRPRDPYGSASAETPQPSDAELLAEYGSGSAPPVSRLPPPTSVYRDPYTTQGAGSEFDPDEEAIQDIKYQLRSTKQESLSSSRNAVRLAREAEETATNTMVRLGEQSDTIGDTERSLDVAKAHASRAEDNARLIAQLNQSIFRPKFTRNKKAKRDAEEYRAVQRHIDERQERELTRAEMLSSQRRVEESVSNTGMFSKMRSKFGGGPAGELVDPQEQRRRYQFEATASDDEMEDEIDGNLDEIAALSARMNVLGRAMGQEVDEQNRRLHRVSDKTTALDTRIYAGTKRLENLK, from the coding sequence ATGAAGCCCTTGTTTCGACGGAAGCCAAAGATCCCGCCGGTAGAGCAGccgccggcggcgccgagccatAGCAGTGAGCTGGATCCGTATGTGTCAGCGAAgggcgctgctggccgGCCGCGTGATCCATAcggcagcgcgagcgcggAAACTCCTCAGCCATCcgacgccgagctgctcgccgagtATGGCTCGGGTTCGGCCCCGCCCGTATCGCGTCTTCCGCCGCCGACATCGGTGTACCGCGATCCATACACGACACAGGGAGCAGGCTCTGAGTTTGACCCTGATGAAGAGGCGATTCAGGACATCAAGTACCAGCTACGGAGTACGAAGCAAGAGAGTCTGAGCAGCTCACGGAATGCGgtgcgtctcgcgcgcgaGGCAGAGGAAACGGCCACCAACACCATGGTCAGGCTGGGTGAGCAGAGCGACACGATCGGAGATACAGAGCGCAGTCTCGACGTGGCGAAGGCTCATGCCTCACGTGCCGAAGACAATGCTCGTTTGATTGCTCAGCTCAACCAATCCATCTTCCGTCCTAAGTTTACGCGCAACAAGAAGGCGAAGCGCGACGCCGAAGAGTACCGCGCTGTGCAGCGCCATATCGATGAGCGCCAGGAGCGCGAGTTGACACGTGCCGAAATGCTCTCAtcccagcgccgcgtcgaaGAAAGCGTATCCAATACCGGCATGTTTAGCAAGATGCGTAGTAAGTTTGGCGGCGGTCCTGCAGGTGAACTCGTCGATCCCCAGGAGCAGCGCAGGCGATACCAATTCGAGGCAACGGCGAGCGACGATGAGATGGAAGATGAGATCGACGGCAACCTCGACGAAATCGCAGCTCTGAGTGCGCGCATGAATGTCCTTGGACGTGCCATGGGTCAGGAGGTCGACGAGCAAAACAGACGTCTGCATCGCGTGAGCGACAAAACTACGGCTCTGGACACGCGGATTTACGCTGGCACCAAGCGTCTCGAAAATCTCAAATAA
- a CDS encoding chromatin modification-related protein produces the protein MPRRKSGAGRVTPSRRHKKDDDAPIHVSDREREVFQAEIGGRAERWAEEYADIVEQLPLELQRTFHLLRELDQRSETAKTDMDSVWKAYSCARAESSDEAQRYAHLMRLRDTSQQSISLAEEKLALALSAYDTVDRQIRRLDNDLLKNERSLYAGLRHELEGHDDTLQTPVPKETDRFSPAGQLLTFWSGLVSLDPLVCLAYLQEHMQKQAPEPSTPPTHALVPLDTIEADPSEPRYCYCDRFSYGDMVACDNDDCPREWFHIGCVGLDQPPKGTWYCQFCAPPHWKGPGQQIPPHAPHRPPPRAS, from the coding sequence ATGCCGCGTCGAAAATCGGGTGCGGGACGCGTCACGCCCTCTCGGCGCCACAAAaaagacgacgatgcgcccaTCCACGTATCGGACAGGGAGCGCGAAGTGTTTCAGGCCGAAATTGGTGGGCGTGCTGAGCGCTGGGCCGAAGAGTATGCAGATATCGTGGAGCAATTGCCTCTAGAGTTGCAGCGCACCTTTCATCTCCTTAGGGAGCTTGATCAGCGCAGCGAGACGGCGAAGACAGATATGGACAGTGTCTGGAAGGCATATagctgcgcacgcgccgagtCGAGTGACGAGGCCCAGCGCTACGCTCATCTCATGCGCCTCCGTGACACGTCGCAGCAGTCTATCTCGCTGGCCGAGGAAAAGCTTGCACTGGCCTTATCGGCCTACGACACGGTCGATCGGCAGattcggcgcctcgataACGATCTGCTCAAGAACGAGCGCAGCCTCTACGCGGGCTTACGTCACGAGCTTGAAGGCCACGACGATACGCTCCAAACGCCTGTGCCCAAAGAGACAGATCGATTTTCCCCCGCAGGACAGCTACTTACATTTTGGAGCGGCCTCGTGTCGCTCGACCCGCTCGTGTGTCTTGCCTACTTGCAGGAGCACATGCAAAAGCAGGCGCCTGAGCCCTCGACGCCCCCAACGCACGCTCTCGTGCCCCtcgacacgatcgaggcggATCCCAGTGAGCCACGCTACTGTTACTGCGACCGTTTTTCCTACGGCGATATGGTCGCTTGCGATAACGACGACTGCCCCCGCGAGTGGTTCCACATTGGGTGCGTCGGTTTGGATCAGCCGCCGAAAGGCACCTGGTACTGCCAATTCTGCGCGCCACCCCATTGGAAAGGCCCCGGCCAACAAATTCCGCCCCATGCTCCACATCGTCCtccgccgcgcgcgtcttAA